The Helianthus annuus cultivar XRQ/B chromosome 16, HanXRQr2.0-SUNRISE, whole genome shotgun sequence genome includes a window with the following:
- the LOC110915495 gene encoding thiosulfate sulfurtransferase 16, chloroplastic — translation MMTHTAPISSVPRLSASKCVPSQRTQLVNSSKAQLSDQRSRRIGNGIRTRKLNFSWMATVGENVKPATPVTPTSVPVRVAHELHLAGHRYLDVRTPEEFAAGHAVGAINVPYMFKLGSGMTRNPDFVEQVLSHFGKDDEIIVGCQLGKRSLMAATDLLSAGFTGVTDIAGGYAAWNQIGLPIES, via the exons ATGATGACTCATACTGCTCCGATCTCCTCAGTTCCTCGTCTATCTGCTTCTAAATGCGTCCCCAGCCAAAG AACTCAATTGGTTAATTCCTCCAAGGCTCAGTTGTCTGATCAACGCAGCCGGAGAATTGGGAACGGAATCCGCACCAGAAAGCTCAATTTCAG TTGGATGGCTACAGTGGGGGAGAATGTCAAGCCAGCAACGCCAGTGACGCCGACATCGGTGCCAGTGCGTGTGGCGCATGAGCTTCATCTAGCGGGTCACCGTTATCTGGATGTCAG GACTCCTGAAGAGTTTGCTGCTGGACATGCAGTTGGGGCCATCAATGTTCCATATATGTTTAAACTTGGATCAG GGATGACAAGAAACCCGGATTTTGTGGAGCAAGTATTGTCCCATTTTGGAAAAGACGATGAAATCATCGTT GGATGCCAATTGGGAAAAAGATCTCTAATGGCTGCCACCGATCTTCTTTCTGCT GGTTTCACGGGTGTGACTGACATAGCGGGTGGATATGCCGCATGGAATCAGATTGGGCTTCCTATAGAGTCTtga